In the genome of Vibrio sp. 16, one region contains:
- a CDS encoding enoyl-CoA hydratase — protein sequence MTNAIEHTVSDHIAVITMNNPPANTWTEQSLMQLKQLVLSLNADRDVYALVLVGQGEKFFSAGADLNLFASGDKAVAFNMAKAFGEAFETLSQFRGVSIAAINGYAMGGGLEVALACDIRIAETQAKLALPEAKVGLLPCAGGTQNLTALVGEGWAKRMILCGEQIDAQMAEKIGLIEQVVEKGDALNQAIELAKQVANQSPSSVAACKTLIQTTRFQTRDYGLAKERELFMALFDTDDQQEGVNAFLEKRTPEWKNQ from the coding sequence ATGACCAACGCAATCGAACACACCGTGTCTGACCATATTGCCGTGATCACGATGAACAATCCGCCCGCCAATACATGGACAGAGCAAAGCCTGATGCAACTAAAGCAATTGGTGTTGAGCTTAAATGCCGATCGCGATGTCTATGCGCTGGTGCTAGTGGGGCAAGGCGAAAAATTCTTCTCTGCGGGCGCTGACCTTAACCTATTTGCATCGGGTGATAAAGCTGTCGCGTTTAATATGGCAAAAGCCTTTGGGGAAGCATTCGAAACCCTATCTCAATTTCGCGGCGTGTCGATAGCGGCTATCAACGGTTACGCCATGGGAGGCGGATTGGAAGTGGCGTTGGCTTGTGACATACGCATCGCAGAAACGCAAGCCAAGCTCGCGCTGCCTGAGGCGAAAGTGGGCTTGCTGCCGTGCGCTGGAGGGACTCAGAATCTCACGGCTTTAGTGGGTGAAGGTTGGGCTAAGCGGATGATTCTCTGCGGCGAACAGATCGATGCGCAGATGGCGGAAAAAATTGGGCTGATTGAACAAGTGGTTGAAAAAGGCGATGCGTTAAATCAAGCCATTGAACTTGCGAAACAAGTCGCCAATCAATCACCTTCATCGGTGGCTGCGTGTAAAACGCTGATCCAGACCACACGGTTCCAAACGCGAGACTACGGTTTAGCAAAAGAGAGGGAGCTGTTTATGGCTCTTTTCGATACGGATGATCAACAAGAAGGGGTGAACGCATTTCTTGAAAAGCGTACACCTGAATGGAAAAACCAATAA
- a CDS encoding enoyl-CoA hydratase/isomerase family protein yields the protein MTDTVHFNLLPCSDSQHKIAVATLDNAPSLNALTANMLTLLMTQLALWQEDDDIICVVLEGAGEKAFCAGGDVKSMHEVMRDNTNDEIRRVCGDFFTIEYQCDYLIHTYCKPIIAWGSGIVMGGGMGLFMGSSHKVVTPNSKLAMPEISIGLYPDVGGTWFLNRLDDGIGLFLGLTGSMLNATDAVDVHLADFMALPEHKASLIEQLQVADWECVDDAYEVVTELLETFAQEAHHESPKPQLLPFYPHIQQACQQDSLLQVVDAIDAIEGESQWLARAKSNLATGSPISAHICYRQLTACHDLSLADCFRLELTLSVCCCLLGEFQEGVRARLVDKDGSPNWKYKSLAAVEDKLIDEMFTSLWTPESHPLAQLGHY from the coding sequence ATGACCGATACTGTCCATTTTAATCTACTGCCTTGCAGTGACAGTCAACACAAAATCGCCGTTGCCACGCTCGACAACGCCCCTTCATTAAACGCGTTAACCGCCAACATGCTCACCTTGTTAATGACTCAATTAGCGTTGTGGCAAGAAGACGATGACATCATTTGTGTGGTGCTTGAAGGTGCCGGAGAAAAGGCTTTTTGCGCGGGCGGCGATGTAAAATCGATGCATGAAGTAATGCGTGACAACACCAATGATGAGATTCGCCGAGTGTGTGGCGACTTCTTTACCATCGAGTATCAATGTGACTACCTAATTCACACCTACTGCAAACCGATCATCGCATGGGGAAGCGGAATTGTGATGGGTGGAGGCATGGGGCTGTTTATGGGCTCAAGCCATAAAGTCGTCACACCCAATTCGAAGCTCGCAATGCCTGAAATCAGCATTGGCTTATACCCTGATGTCGGTGGAACATGGTTCTTGAATCGGTTGGATGACGGGATAGGTCTTTTCCTTGGGCTCACCGGTTCCATGCTCAATGCGACTGATGCCGTTGACGTCCATTTGGCAGACTTTATGGCGCTTCCAGAACATAAAGCCAGCTTGATCGAACAACTCCAAGTGGCCGACTGGGAATGCGTGGACGACGCCTATGAAGTCGTGACTGAGTTGTTGGAAACATTTGCTCAAGAGGCGCATCACGAATCACCTAAACCTCAGCTACTTCCCTTTTACCCGCATATTCAACAAGCCTGCCAACAGGACAGCTTACTTCAAGTGGTTGATGCCATTGACGCAATAGAGGGTGAAAGCCAGTGGTTAGCGCGCGCGAAATCAAATCTCGCCACTGGCAGCCCGATCAGTGCCCATATTTGCTACCGTCAATTGACCGCTTGCCATGACCTTTCATTGGCAGATTGTTTTCGCTTAGAGCTGACGTTGTCAGTGTGTTGCTGCCTATTGGGCGAGTTTCAAGAGGGCGTGAGAGCACGATTGGTCGATAAGGATGGTTCTCCAAACTGGAAGTATAAAAGCCTCGCTGCTGTCGAAGATAAGCTTATTGATGAAATGTTTACCTCCCTGTGGACGCCAGAGTCACACCCTCTTGCACAGTTAGGGCACTACTAG